In Porphyrobacter sp. LM 6, one DNA window encodes the following:
- a CDS encoding SUF system Fe-S cluster assembly regulator yields the protein MRLSNLADYAVITMCQAALHCGNGRVSAAELATETGLPVPTVQKLVSKLTAAGLLRSVRGAHGGLQLGRPAAAITVADIVEAIEGRIALTACVDHTPCDFEAGCNMKPHWPIINNALRGALAGITLAQLRGPIAPAPTPVIEDHLA from the coding sequence ATGCGCCTGTCCAACCTTGCCGATTATGCCGTCATCACGATGTGCCAGGCCGCCTTGCACTGCGGCAACGGGCGGGTGAGCGCGGCGGAGCTTGCGACCGAGACCGGCCTGCCGGTGCCTACGGTGCAAAAGCTCGTGTCGAAGCTGACGGCGGCGGGCCTGCTGCGCTCGGTGCGCGGCGCGCATGGAGGCTTGCAGCTCGGACGTCCGGCGGCGGCAATCACGGTTGCGGACATTGTCGAGGCGATCGAGGGCCGCATCGCGCTCACCGCCTGTGTCGATCACACGCCCTGCGATTTCGAGGCAGGCTGCAACATGAAGCCGCACTGGCCGATCATCAACAATGCGCTGCGCGGGGCGCTGGCGGGCATCACTCTTGCCCAGCTGCGCGGCCCCATCGCGCCTGCGCCGACCCCTGTTATCGAGGACCATCTGGCATGA
- a CDS encoding AraC family transcriptional regulator has translation MIPPPADSAGLVNTFYIIETQDERLEESVPAYSAQLMLMVRGRISFTFADGSPAQTSTVTFNAPQMRSAACVLEGPVLQIGASLTHATWQRLANLPADAVHDQLIPAETVLTAEQIAMLEEAVAACREGRIAPEALCEHLTQVIAAAPHTIKPEHAAAVDTILAWLSSGFDPVISDLYARADVSPRQLQRICRRFFGVAPAQVLKRFRALRAAMLLAQPGLSQEVHDQLMATFFDQAHLIRDIRRYTGRTPTQFREQSLATEVLDPAAHGDAGALLRKTDD, from the coding sequence ATGATCCCGCCTCCGGCTGACAGCGCCGGATTGGTGAATACCTTCTACATCATTGAAACGCAGGACGAGCGGCTCGAGGAATCGGTGCCCGCCTATTCGGCTCAGCTGATGCTGATGGTGCGCGGGCGCATATCCTTCACCTTCGCCGACGGCAGCCCCGCGCAAACCTCGACTGTGACCTTCAATGCTCCGCAGATGCGCAGCGCCGCCTGCGTGCTAGAAGGCCCGGTGCTGCAAATTGGCGCATCGCTCACCCATGCGACCTGGCAGCGGCTGGCCAATCTGCCCGCCGATGCGGTGCACGATCAGCTGATCCCGGCAGAAACCGTGCTCACCGCCGAACAGATCGCCATGCTGGAGGAGGCCGTTGCCGCCTGCCGCGAAGGCCGGATCGCGCCCGAAGCGCTGTGCGAGCATCTTACGCAGGTGATCGCCGCCGCCCCCCACACGATCAAGCCGGAGCATGCCGCAGCAGTCGATACGATCCTCGCCTGGCTGTCGAGCGGGTTCGATCCGGTGATCAGCGATCTCTACGCCCGTGCCGATGTGTCACCGCGCCAGCTCCAGCGCATCTGTCGTCGCTTCTTCGGCGTCGCGCCCGCGCAGGTGCTCAAGCGGTTCCGCGCGCTGCGGGCTGCAATGCTGCTCGCCCAGCCCGGTCTCAGTCAGGAGGTGCATGACCAGTTGATGGCGACCTTCTTCGATCAGGCCCACCTTATCCGTGATATCCGGCGCTATACCGGCCGCACGCCCACACAGTTCCGCGAGCAATCGCTGGCCACCGAAGTGCTTGATCCCGCCGCCCATGGCGATGCCGGAGCCTTGCTGCGCAAGACCGACGACTGA
- a CDS encoding quinone-dependent dihydroorotate dehydrogenase, producing MLFRLLRPALFTLDSETGHRLALAGLKALPLRAPMPLPGRLAIEVAGLRFPNPVGVAAGFDKDAEVPDALLGLGFGFTEVGSITPLPQAGNPKPRLFRLVEDQAVINRMGFNNGGAEVALERLRARAERPGIVGVNIGANKDSADRIADYAVMARMMAPVASYLCVNVSSPNTPGLRALQDEGALTALIEGVIAARDEANCAVVPPVFLKVAPDLEPADIDAIARIALDKRLGALVVSNTTISRPALRSSHAGETGGLSGAPLRELATQRLRDFRKATGAAIPLVGVGGIATAEHAWERIRAGASLVQLYSAMVYEGPGLGAKIARGLEALMKRDGFASIAEAVGSE from the coding sequence ATGCTGTTCCGCCTGCTCAGACCCGCGCTTTTCACACTTGATTCGGAAACCGGCCACCGCCTTGCCCTTGCCGGCCTGAAGGCGTTGCCACTGCGCGCGCCGATGCCGCTGCCGGGCCGTCTGGCGATCGAGGTTGCGGGCCTGCGCTTTCCCAATCCGGTTGGTGTTGCGGCAGGCTTCGACAAGGATGCCGAGGTTCCCGACGCGCTGCTTGGGCTTGGCTTCGGCTTTACCGAGGTCGGATCGATCACCCCGCTGCCGCAAGCTGGCAACCCCAAGCCGCGGCTGTTCCGGTTGGTCGAGGATCAGGCCGTCATCAATCGCATGGGGTTCAACAATGGCGGGGCCGAAGTCGCGCTTGAGCGGCTGCGCGCGCGCGCCGAGCGGCCCGGCATTGTCGGGGTCAACATCGGCGCGAACAAGGATTCAGCCGACCGCATCGCCGATTACGCGGTGATGGCGCGGATGATGGCCCCGGTTGCGAGCTACCTTTGCGTGAACGTGTCGAGCCCCAATACGCCGGGCCTGCGCGCGCTTCAGGACGAGGGCGCGCTGACCGCGCTGATCGAGGGCGTGATCGCGGCGCGGGACGAAGCAAATTGCGCGGTGGTGCCGCCGGTCTTCCTCAAGGTGGCGCCCGATCTTGAGCCGGCCGACATCGATGCCATTGCTCGGATCGCGCTCGACAAGCGGCTGGGCGCGTTGGTGGTGTCGAACACCACGATCAGCCGTCCGGCGCTGCGTTCGTCCCACGCGGGCGAGACGGGCGGGCTGTCAGGCGCGCCGCTGCGCGAACTGGCGACCCAGCGCCTGCGCGATTTCCGCAAGGCGACGGGGGCGGCGATCCCGCTGGTCGGCGTCGGCGGTATCGCCACGGCCGAACACGCATGGGAGCGCATCCGCGCCGGCGCGAGCCTCGTGCAGCTCTATTCGGCGATGGTCTATGAAGGCCCCGGCCTTGGCGCCAAGATTGCCCGCGGGCTGGAGGCGCTGATGAAGCGCGACGGCTTCGCCAGCATTGCCGAAGCGGTGGGAAGCGAATAG